In Kitasatospora sp. NBC_00240, the following are encoded in one genomic region:
- a CDS encoding non-ribosomal peptide synthetase/MFS transporter — protein MSDTQDLPADWSATKRALLAQRLKGAAAPARTVGRRPVGATPPLSSGQERLWFMEQFAPGSTAYALAPARRLRGPLDRAALDAALADLVARHEGLRMAFPTDDDGIAQVTVAEPGPFPARFVDVSRAEAGEPEPDPERRAAAAVQRAVAEPFDLATGPLLRALLVRIADEDHVLALVMHHIACDGWSVDILNRELSALYARHADGTGEALAEPEVQFGDYARWQRARLADGSLTASREYWRGELDAVPALELPADRPRPPVLTFEGAVHRFRWSAELSDRIGELSRAYGASRYMVVMAAFQALLSRHSGQSDFAIGSPVAGRLHRELEDVVGPFVNMLPIRAKLDPDLTFGRLVSRVRETTLDAYSHQEVPFEQMVTDLAVERDVSRSAVFQTTFAFQNYGDRAAPGSPAMALGNEGFGYESTTTHFDLALYMNELEDGLLGVLTYRTDLFDADTVARLADRFEVLLTAALADPDRPVSRLPLLTEEESAAVLGTWATGPELPADGPATLTELIARSVAATPDAPALDFDGRTLSYGELDLRANRLARRLRRLGVGPDTRVAVCLEQSPELAVALVAALKAGGCYLPLDPEAPSARLDALVADAGAPVLITDSGLRGRLPRFAGAAVLVDVEPEESDGSPLPELSGPDDLAYVIYTSGSTGTPKGVAVQHREILNYLAGAGERLGIVPGASYGLLQSLSFDFSITMLYLALASGGRVHLLPRRIAGVELAERIETLGIDYLKMTPSHLAALTADVEPRQLLPRRALVLGGEASAYAWARELAALGRCAVFNHYGPTEATVGVTVHEVPPADGTEVTGSTPIGRPLAGARCYVLDDHRRPVPPGVTGELYLGGERLARGYLGRADLTAERFLEDPFAAPGARMYRTGDLARWRADGTLDFLGRSDHQIKVRGYRVEPGEIEAALTALPGVTQAVVVARGEGVKQTLVAYLEHPGPSGAPSTGELRSGLLDVLPDYMIPARFVVLERLPLQAHGKVDRKALPAPEEGAGASSAAWQEPAGEVEEFVAAMWAELLEAPRVGALDDFFELGGHSLLATQVVARMRRAYPELPTPIGVMDLFQHSTVRALAALVSSPQTDRGPRRMLHRLTPQRRTTASIVCAPYGGGSALIYKPLADALPEDWALHSIAVPGHELGEEAMPIEEVAEHTAQEILDGVEGRIVLYGHCGLGVMLTVEIARRLEAAGREVEAVHLGGIYPFARPKGRGSALAERFAEVAEKLRSDQGMVNALAAAGLDVDEVDPEQLRLIVRNRRVGTKEAERYFTRLFAEEGGGRLRAPVISVVGERDPATEFYQERFREWHRITGTTAVVVLDEAGHFYLKYRAEELATVLTAVHRSIAAGTEDEHRRGEDDTWWLQDVSRSPHSAPQQSAEVIRPSMRRFLTVATGQQISMIGSALTEFALPVWIYLQTGSLVQFGLLAACGLVPGILAAPVAGAVIDRGDRRRIMIGGDIAAGLTQALMLVLYLAGSLEVWHAYVLIGVLSTALTFQRLAWGSAVPQLVPKRFLGRANGVVQMAFGFAQFLVPLFAVGLLAGIGLGGILSIDVLSYTAATAVTLAVRFPKAMAWTRRESVTAEIRAGFRRSLGSRHFRSMLLYFAVLNIFLSPLFLLTTPLVLSFGELHDTGWVATGGGLGAVLGGLTLLVWGGPRHHRLRGVLLATLGLAAACFVTGLGPSLPVVAIGAFGMAFGLALVNGVYATIIQTKVPLRFHGRVIAVNTMVAWSTLPIGFAVVAPFGPRLAQPLMDDGGALASTVGRVIGTGEGRGIGLIYLLFGLAMAVLVLVCLCIPVLARFDREVPDAQSDDLVGLETLQARAKRDAATAAVTADTAATVTADAVARVTAAVTADPKNEVTRDRS, from the coding sequence ATGAGTGATACGCAGGACCTTCCGGCAGACTGGTCCGCCACCAAGCGGGCCCTGCTCGCCCAGCGACTGAAGGGCGCGGCCGCCCCGGCGCGGACCGTCGGGCGCCGCCCGGTCGGCGCCACGCCGCCGCTCTCCAGCGGCCAGGAACGGCTCTGGTTCATGGAGCAGTTCGCGCCCGGCAGCACGGCGTACGCGCTGGCCCCGGCCCGCCGGCTGCGCGGTCCGCTGGACCGGGCCGCGCTGGACGCCGCGCTGGCCGACCTGGTGGCCCGGCACGAGGGTCTGCGGATGGCCTTCCCCACCGACGACGACGGCATCGCCCAGGTCACCGTCGCCGAGCCGGGGCCGTTCCCGGCCCGCTTCGTCGACGTCTCCCGGGCCGAGGCCGGCGAGCCGGAACCGGACCCGGAGCGCCGGGCCGCCGCCGCCGTCCAGCGCGCCGTCGCCGAGCCCTTCGACCTCGCCACCGGCCCGCTGCTGCGCGCCCTGCTGGTCCGGATCGCCGACGAGGACCACGTACTCGCCCTGGTGATGCACCACATCGCCTGCGACGGCTGGTCGGTGGACATCCTCAACCGCGAGCTGTCCGCGCTCTACGCCCGCCATGCGGACGGCACGGGCGAGGCCCTCGCCGAGCCCGAGGTCCAGTTCGGCGACTACGCCCGCTGGCAGCGGGCCCGGCTGGCGGACGGCTCGCTGACCGCCTCCCGCGAGTACTGGCGCGGCGAGCTGGATGCCGTCCCGGCGCTGGAGCTGCCCGCCGACCGGCCGCGCCCGCCGGTGCTGACCTTCGAGGGCGCCGTGCACCGCTTCCGCTGGAGCGCGGAACTCTCCGACCGAATAGGGGAGTTGTCGCGCGCCTATGGCGCCTCCCGGTACATGGTGGTGATGGCGGCCTTCCAGGCACTGCTGTCCCGGCACAGCGGGCAGTCGGACTTCGCGATCGGCTCGCCGGTGGCCGGCCGGCTGCACCGCGAACTCGAGGACGTGGTCGGCCCGTTCGTCAACATGCTGCCGATCCGCGCCAAGCTCGACCCGGACCTGACCTTCGGCCGGCTGGTCAGCCGGGTCCGCGAGACCACCCTGGACGCGTACTCCCACCAGGAAGTGCCGTTCGAGCAGATGGTCACCGACCTGGCCGTCGAGCGGGACGTCAGCCGCTCCGCCGTCTTCCAGACCACCTTCGCCTTCCAGAACTACGGCGACCGCGCCGCCCCCGGCAGCCCCGCCATGGCGCTCGGCAACGAGGGCTTCGGCTACGAGAGCACCACCACCCACTTCGACCTCGCGCTCTACATGAACGAGCTGGAGGACGGCCTGCTCGGCGTCCTCACCTACCGCACGGACCTCTTCGACGCGGACACCGTCGCGCGGCTCGCCGACCGCTTCGAGGTACTGCTCACGGCGGCGCTGGCCGATCCCGACCGGCCGGTCTCCCGCCTGCCGCTGCTCACCGAGGAGGAGTCGGCCGCCGTCCTGGGCACCTGGGCCACCGGCCCGGAGCTGCCCGCCGACGGCCCCGCCACCCTCACCGAACTGATCGCCCGCAGCGTGGCGGCCACCCCGGACGCCCCCGCGCTGGACTTCGACGGCCGCACCCTCTCCTACGGCGAACTCGACCTGCGCGCCAACCGGCTGGCCCGCCGGCTGCGCCGGCTCGGCGTCGGGCCGGACACCCGGGTGGCGGTCTGCCTGGAGCAGTCGCCGGAGCTGGCGGTCGCCCTGGTGGCGGCGCTCAAGGCCGGCGGGTGCTACCTGCCGCTGGACCCGGAGGCCCCGTCCGCCCGGTTGGACGCCCTGGTGGCCGACGCGGGCGCGCCGGTACTCATCACCGACAGCGGCCTGCGCGGCAGGCTGCCGCGCTTCGCGGGCGCCGCGGTGCTGGTGGACGTCGAACCCGAGGAGAGCGACGGCTCACCGCTGCCGGAGCTCTCCGGACCGGACGACCTCGCGTACGTGATCTACACCTCCGGCTCGACCGGCACCCCGAAGGGTGTCGCCGTCCAGCACCGCGAGATCCTCAACTACCTCGCGGGCGCCGGCGAGCGGCTCGGCATCGTGCCCGGCGCGAGCTACGGGCTGCTGCAGTCGCTCTCCTTCGACTTCAGCATCACCATGCTCTACCTGGCGCTGGCCTCCGGCGGACGGGTACACCTGCTGCCGCGCCGGATCGCCGGGGTCGAACTCGCCGAGCGGATCGAGACGCTCGGCATCGACTACCTCAAGATGACCCCCTCGCACCTGGCCGCGCTGACGGCCGACGTCGAGCCGAGGCAGCTGCTGCCGCGCCGCGCCCTGGTGCTGGGCGGCGAGGCCAGCGCGTACGCCTGGGCCCGCGAACTGGCCGCGCTGGGCCGCTGCGCCGTGTTCAACCACTACGGGCCCACCGAGGCCACCGTCGGGGTGACCGTGCACGAGGTGCCGCCCGCCGACGGCACCGAGGTCACCGGCAGCACCCCGATCGGGCGCCCGCTGGCCGGCGCGCGCTGCTACGTGCTGGACGACCACCGCAGACCCGTCCCGCCCGGCGTGACGGGTGAGCTGTACCTCGGCGGCGAGCGGCTGGCCCGGGGCTACCTCGGCCGGGCCGACCTCACCGCCGAGCGCTTCCTGGAGGACCCGTTCGCCGCCCCCGGCGCCCGGATGTACCGCACCGGCGACCTGGCCCGCTGGCGCGCCGACGGAACGCTGGACTTCCTCGGCCGCAGCGACCACCAGATCAAGGTCCGCGGGTACCGGGTCGAACCCGGCGAGATCGAGGCGGCGCTGACCGCGCTGCCCGGCGTCACCCAGGCCGTGGTGGTCGCCCGGGGCGAGGGCGTCAAGCAGACCCTCGTCGCCTACCTGGAGCACCCGGGGCCGAGCGGCGCGCCCAGCACCGGCGAACTGCGCTCCGGACTGCTGGACGTCCTGCCGGACTACATGATCCCGGCCCGGTTCGTCGTCCTGGAGCGCCTGCCCCTGCAGGCCCACGGCAAGGTCGACCGCAAGGCGCTGCCCGCGCCCGAGGAGGGGGCCGGCGCCTCCTCCGCCGCGTGGCAGGAGCCCGCCGGGGAGGTCGAGGAGTTCGTCGCCGCGATGTGGGCGGAGCTGCTCGAAGCCCCCCGGGTCGGCGCCCTGGACGACTTCTTCGAACTCGGCGGCCACTCGCTGCTGGCCACCCAGGTGGTCGCCCGGATGCGCCGCGCCTACCCCGAACTCCCCACCCCGATCGGGGTGATGGACCTCTTCCAGCACTCCACCGTACGGGCCCTGGCCGCCCTGGTCTCCTCCCCGCAGACCGACCGCGGCCCGCGCAGGATGCTGCACCGCCTCACCCCGCAGCGCCGCACCACCGCCAGCATCGTCTGCGCCCCCTACGGCGGCGGCAGCGCGCTGATCTACAAGCCGCTCGCCGACGCGCTGCCCGAGGACTGGGCGCTGCACTCCATCGCGGTACCCGGCCACGAACTGGGCGAGGAGGCGATGCCGATCGAGGAGGTCGCCGAGCACACCGCCCAGGAGATCCTGGACGGCGTCGAGGGCCGGATCGTGCTCTACGGGCACTGCGGCCTCGGAGTGATGCTCACCGTCGAGATCGCCCGCCGGCTGGAGGCGGCCGGCCGCGAGGTGGAGGCCGTGCACCTGGGCGGCATCTACCCGTTCGCCCGCCCCAAGGGCCGCGGCTCCGCGCTCGCCGAGCGCTTCGCCGAGGTGGCCGAGAAGCTGCGCAGCGACCAGGGCATGGTCAATGCGCTCGCCGCCGCCGGCCTCGACGTGGACGAGGTGGACCCCGAGCAGCTGCGGCTGATCGTCCGCAACCGCCGGGTCGGCACCAAGGAGGCCGAGCGGTACTTCACCCGGCTCTTCGCCGAGGAGGGCGGCGGCAGGCTGCGCGCCCCGGTGATCTCCGTGGTCGGTGAGCGGGACCCGGCCACCGAGTTCTACCAGGAGCGGTTCCGCGAGTGGCACCGGATCACCGGCACCACCGCCGTGGTGGTGCTGGACGAGGCCGGGCACTTCTACCTCAAGTACCGGGCCGAGGAGCTGGCCACCGTCCTGACCGCCGTGCACCGCTCGATCGCGGCCGGCACCGAGGACGAGCACCGCCGCGGCGAGGACGACACCTGGTGGCTGCAGGACGTCTCCCGCTCGCCGCACTCCGCCCCGCAGCAGAGCGCCGAGGTGATCCGCCCCAGCATGCGGCGCTTCCTCACGGTCGCCACCGGCCAGCAGATCTCGATGATCGGCTCGGCGCTCACCGAGTTCGCCCTGCCGGTCTGGATCTACCTGCAGACCGGCTCGCTGGTCCAGTTCGGACTCCTCGCCGCCTGCGGACTCGTCCCCGGCATCCTGGCCGCACCCGTGGCCGGCGCCGTGATCGACCGGGGCGACCGCCGCCGGATCATGATCGGCGGTGACATCGCGGCCGGCCTCACCCAGGCCCTGATGCTCGTCCTGTACCTGGCCGGGAGCCTGGAGGTCTGGCACGCCTACGTCCTGATCGGCGTACTCTCCACCGCCCTCACCTTCCAGCGCCTCGCCTGGGGCTCCGCTGTCCCGCAGCTGGTGCCCAAGCGCTTCCTCGGGCGGGCCAACGGCGTGGTCCAGATGGCCTTCGGCTTCGCGCAGTTCCTGGTACCCCTGTTCGCCGTCGGCCTGCTCGCCGGCATCGGCCTCGGCGGCATCCTCAGCATCGACGTGCTCAGCTACACCGCCGCCACCGCCGTCACCCTCGCCGTCCGCTTCCCCAAGGCGATGGCCTGGACCCGCCGCGAGTCGGTGACGGCCGAGATCCGGGCCGGCTTCCGACGCTCCCTCGGCAGCCGCCACTTCCGTTCGATGCTGCTCTACTTCGCCGTCCTCAACATCTTCCTCTCCCCGCTGTTCCTGCTCACCACTCCGCTGGTGCTCTCCTTCGGCGAACTGCACGACACCGGCTGGGTCGCCACCGGCGGCGGCCTCGGCGCCGTGCTCGGCGGCCTCACCCTGCTCGTCTGGGGCGGCCCCCGGCACCACCGGCTGCGCGGCGTGCTGCTCGCCACCCTCGGCCTGGCGGCGGCTTGCTTCGTCACCGGCCTCGGCCCGAGCCTGCCGGTGGTCGCGATCGGCGCCTTCGGCATGGCCTTCGGACTGGCCCTGGTGAACGGCGTCTACGCCACCATCATCCAGACCAAGGTGCCGCTGCGGTTCCACGGCCGGGTGATCGCCGTCAACACCATGGTCGCCTGGTCGACCCTGCCGATCGGCTTCGCCGTGGTCGCGCCCTTCGGCCCCCGGCTCGCCCAGCCGCTGATGGACGACGGCGGCGCCCTCGCCTCCACCGTCGGCCGGGTGATCGGCACCGGCGAGGGCCGTGGCATCGGCCTGATCTACCTGCTGTTCGGCCTCGCCATGGCCGTGCTCGTGCTGGTCTGCCTCTGCATCCCCGTCCTGGCGCGGTTCGACCGCGAGGTGCCCGACGCCCAGTCCGACGACCTGGTCGGCCTGGAGACCCTGCAAGCCCGCGCCAAGCGTGACGCCGCGACCGCCGCCGTGACCGCCGACACGGCCGCCACCGTGACCGCCGACGCGGTGGCCCGCGTGACCGCCGCCGTGACCGCCGACCCGAAGAACGAGGTGACCCGTGACCGGTCCTGA
- a CDS encoding amino acid adenylation domain-containing protein — MTGPDPASGPAAIHPLTAEQRRLWFLLQLDPDDAGFNMYLAHRWSGPLDQDALRAALARLTARHDILRTRFELRGEEPVQVVGPPATVDLAVLELPTVPGESAEDRERRFTAAAAPHVNTPFDLAAAPPLRALLFTDQDSREHAVVVVLHHIVSDGWSAGTMWRELLALYRDQLDEAPADLPELTLQYGDFARAEQARAAAADPDEAYRYWYERLNGISALTLPTDRPRPADGTHAAAFHDVDLGPELTAGLDRLAREQRCTPFMVLLAVHQSVLARWTGQEDFAVGTPLAGRNEVAHEALLGYFSRTAVVRADLTGEPDFRTVLRRVRSATMAALSHQDIPEERLATALELPGLPGHSALYQTMFVHQSQHDLAAAGAGPEPDGVRLAPMNSGFARAKTELLLDSWRTAGGGLTLSFCYDLDVFEHSTVQALADRFTSLLAKVVDDPELPLHSDWFIGPDERAALLAQGAGPAAAPARPILERFAAQVAARPGAPALEYDGETLDYAELDRRSTLLAHRLGNQQGRAIAVRIEPSFALVIALLAIWKAGAGYLPLDPAHPEERQRLMTTEADASLLLTGGGAPDLGLPVLTVPTEWPADGPTPAAHPGTGPDGVAYILYTSGSTGTPKGVVVEHGALAERVAWMAGDGYHLQPTDRVVQFASIGFDTHAEEIWPALTAGACCVLLPGGGRMLPDLLRSPRGSTVTVLDLPTAYWHELVSLGEQTPWPAALRLVILGGSEASAQAVARWRERHGDRVRLVNTYGPTEATVIVTSADLGAADTVGRPPLGRPLPGVRCYVLDRRGNLLAPGSEGELHLGGSGLARGYLARPELTAEHFRPDPFAGPGARMYRTGDRARWRTDGRLDYLGRADDQVKIRGYRIEPAEIENALTTHPAVARAVVVVRDGRRLIGYAVPRQGADPAPAALREHLAARLPVFMVPDSLVLVDALPLTANGKPDLAALPEPDPAAGFGGEYLAPRTDAEVLVAELWQEVLGVAKVGALDDFFQLGGDSLLVTRVVARIRATIGLDVPIRDVFESATPATLAARIEALLIAEIDALSEDEAAGRLTD, encoded by the coding sequence GTGACCGGTCCTGACCCGGCCTCCGGCCCCGCCGCGATCCACCCGCTGACCGCCGAACAGCGCCGGCTCTGGTTCCTCCTGCAACTGGACCCGGACGACGCCGGCTTCAACATGTACCTGGCGCACCGCTGGAGCGGGCCGCTCGACCAGGACGCCCTGCGCGCCGCGCTGGCCCGGCTCACCGCCCGGCACGACATCCTGCGCACCCGGTTCGAACTGCGCGGTGAGGAGCCCGTCCAGGTGGTCGGCCCGCCCGCCACCGTGGACCTCGCCGTCCTCGAACTGCCCACCGTGCCGGGGGAGTCCGCCGAGGACCGCGAACGCCGCTTCACCGCGGCCGCCGCCCCGCACGTCAACACGCCCTTCGACCTGGCCGCCGCCCCGCCGCTGCGCGCCCTCCTGTTCACCGACCAGGACAGTCGCGAGCACGCCGTGGTCGTCGTCCTGCACCACATCGTCTCGGACGGCTGGTCGGCCGGCACGATGTGGCGCGAACTGCTCGCCCTCTACCGCGACCAGCTCGACGAGGCGCCGGCCGACCTGCCGGAACTCACCCTCCAGTACGGCGACTTCGCACGCGCCGAGCAGGCCAGGGCGGCCGCCGCCGACCCCGACGAGGCCTACCGCTACTGGTACGAGCGGCTGAACGGCATCTCCGCGCTCACCCTGCCCACCGACCGACCCCGGCCCGCCGACGGCACCCACGCCGCCGCCTTCCACGACGTCGACCTCGGGCCGGAACTCACCGCCGGCCTGGACCGGCTCGCCCGCGAACAGCGCTGCACCCCGTTCATGGTGCTGCTCGCCGTCCACCAGAGCGTGCTGGCCCGCTGGACCGGCCAGGAGGACTTCGCCGTCGGCACCCCGCTGGCCGGCCGCAACGAGGTCGCCCACGAGGCTTTGCTCGGCTACTTCAGCCGCACCGCCGTCGTCCGCGCCGACCTCACCGGCGAGCCCGACTTCCGGACGGTGCTGCGCCGGGTCCGCTCCGCCACCATGGCGGCCCTCAGCCACCAGGACATCCCCGAGGAGCGGCTCGCCACCGCGCTCGAACTGCCCGGTCTGCCCGGCCACTCGGCGCTCTACCAGACCATGTTCGTGCACCAGAGCCAGCACGACCTGGCCGCCGCCGGCGCCGGCCCCGAGCCCGACGGCGTCCGGCTGGCCCCGATGAACTCCGGCTTCGCCCGCGCCAAGACCGAACTCCTGCTGGACAGCTGGCGCACCGCGGGCGGCGGCCTGACCCTCTCCTTCTGCTACGACCTGGACGTCTTCGAGCACTCCACCGTCCAGGCCCTGGCCGACCGCTTCACCTCCCTGCTGGCCAAGGTCGTCGACGACCCCGAACTCCCCTTGCACAGCGACTGGTTCATCGGACCGGACGAGCGGGCGGCGCTGCTCGCCCAGGGCGCCGGCCCCGCCGCGGCCCCCGCCCGCCCGATCCTGGAACGCTTCGCCGCCCAGGTCGCCGCCCGGCCCGGCGCACCCGCCCTGGAGTACGACGGGGAGACCCTCGACTACGCCGAACTCGACCGCCGCTCCACCCTGCTGGCCCACCGGCTCGGCAATCAACAGGGGCGCGCGATCGCCGTCCGGATCGAGCCTTCCTTCGCCCTGGTGATCGCCCTGCTGGCGATCTGGAAGGCCGGCGCCGGCTACCTCCCGCTCGACCCGGCGCACCCCGAGGAGCGCCAGCGGCTGATGACCACGGAGGCCGACGCGAGCCTGCTGCTCACCGGCGGCGGTGCCCCCGACCTCGGCCTGCCCGTCCTCACCGTCCCCACCGAGTGGCCGGCGGACGGACCCACGCCCGCCGCCCACCCCGGCACCGGGCCGGACGGCGTCGCGTACATCCTCTACACCTCCGGCTCCACCGGCACCCCCAAGGGCGTCGTGGTCGAGCACGGCGCACTCGCCGAGCGGGTCGCGTGGATGGCCGGCGACGGCTACCACCTCCAACCCACCGACCGGGTCGTCCAGTTCGCCTCCATCGGCTTCGACACCCACGCCGAGGAGATCTGGCCCGCGCTGACCGCCGGCGCGTGCTGCGTCCTGCTGCCGGGCGGCGGCCGGATGCTCCCCGACCTGCTGCGCTCACCGCGCGGCAGCACCGTCACCGTGCTGGACCTGCCCACCGCCTACTGGCACGAACTGGTCTCCCTCGGTGAGCAGACGCCCTGGCCGGCCGCCCTGCGGCTGGTGATCCTCGGCGGCTCGGAGGCCTCCGCGCAGGCCGTCGCCCGCTGGCGCGAGCGGCACGGCGACCGGGTGCGTCTGGTCAACACCTACGGCCCCACCGAGGCCACCGTCATCGTCACCAGCGCCGACCTGGGCGCCGCCGACACCGTCGGCCGACCGCCGCTGGGCCGCCCGCTGCCCGGCGTCCGCTGCTACGTCCTGGACCGGCGCGGGAACCTGCTCGCCCCTGGCTCGGAGGGCGAACTCCATCTCGGCGGCAGCGGGTTGGCACGCGGCTACCTGGCCCGCCCGGAGCTGACCGCCGAGCACTTCCGGCCCGACCCGTTCGCCGGCCCCGGCGCCCGGATGTACCGCACCGGCGACCGGGCCCGCTGGCGCACCGACGGCCGCCTGGACTACCTCGGCCGCGCCGACGACCAGGTGAAGATCCGCGGCTACCGGATCGAGCCCGCCGAGATCGAGAACGCCCTGACCACCCACCCGGCGGTGGCCCGTGCGGTGGTCGTGGTCCGCGACGGGCGCCGGCTGATCGGCTACGCCGTGCCCCGGCAGGGCGCCGATCCCGCCCCGGCGGCGCTGCGCGAGCACCTGGCCGCCCGGCTGCCCGTCTTCATGGTCCCGGACTCGCTGGTCCTGGTCGACGCGCTGCCGCTGACCGCGAACGGCAAGCCCGACCTGGCCGCCCTGCCGGAGCCCGACCCGGCGGCCGGCTTCGGCGGCGAGTACCTGGCGCCGCGGACCGACGCCGAGGTCCTGGTCGCGGAGCTCTGGCAGGAGGTGCTGGGGGTCGCCAAGGTCGGCGCCCTCGACGACTTCTTCCAACTCGGCGGCGACTCCCTGCTGGTGACCAGGGTGGTGGCCCGGATCCGCGCCACCATCGGCCTGGACGTCCCGATCCGCGACGTCTTCGAGAGCGCCACCCCGGCCACCCTGGCCGCCCGGATCGAGGCGCTGCTGATCGCCGAGATCGACGCCCTGTCCGAGGACGAGGCCGCCGGTCGGCTCACCGACTGA